A part of Oryctolagus cuniculus chromosome 4, mOryCun1.1, whole genome shotgun sequence genomic DNA contains:
- the LOC100348276 gene encoding carbonyl reductase [NADPH] 1 isoform X1 has protein sequence MSSCSRVALVTGANKGVGFAIARDLCRLFSGDVVLTARDERRGRAAVQQLQAEGLSPRFHQLDITDLQSIRALRDFLRREYGGLDVLVNNAGIYMDLQDSTPFHIKAEVTMKTNFDGTRDVCTELLPLMRPGGPTASKTLVRQDLKGWLFQCRCLLYGFRLEGNNGAPAGWRGVVASRVVNVSSLEGHRALKSCSPELQHKFRSETITEEELVGLMKKFVGDAKKGVHQKEGWPDTTYGVTKIGVTVLSRIQARHLSEQRGGDKILLNACTPGWVRTDMAGPNAPKSPEEGAETPVYLALLPPDAEGPHGQFIKDKKVEQL, from the exons ATGTCGTCCTGCAGCCGCGTGGCGCTGGTGACCGGCGCCAACAAGGGCGTCGGCTTCGCCATCGCGCGAGACCTGTGCCGGCTCTTCTCGGGAGACGTGGTGCTCACAGCGCGGGACGAGAGGCGGGGCCGGGCCGCCgtgcagcagctgcaggccgAGGGCCTGAGCCCGCGCTTCCACCAGCTGGACATCACGGACCTGCAGAGCATCCGCGCCCTGCGCGACTTCCTGCGCCGGGAGTACGGGGGCCTGGACGTGCTGGTCAACAACGCGGGCATCTACATGGATT TACAGGATTCCACCCCCTTTCATATTAAAGCGGAGGTGACTATGAAGACAAACTTTGATGGCACCCGAGATGTCTGCACagagctgctgcctctcatgaGGCCCGGAG GTcctactgcctccaagactctAGTTCGGCAGGACCTCAAAGGATGGCTTTTCCAATGTCGCTGCCTCCTCTACGGATTCAGACTTGAAGGCAACAACGGAGCTCCTGCAGGCTGGCGTGGTGTCGTAGCCA GCAGAGTGGTGAATGTGTCCAGCTTGGAGGGTCACCGAGCCCTTAAATCCTGTAGCCCGGAGCTGCAGCACAAGTTTCGCAGTGAGACCATCACggaggaggagctggtggggcTCATGAAGAAGTTTGTGGGAGACGCGAAGAAGGGGGTGCACCAGAAGGAAGGCTGGCCTGACACTACCTACGGAGTGACCAAGATCGGAGTCACTGTGCTGTCCAGAATCCAGGCCAGGCACCTGagtgagcagaggggaggggacaagATCCTCCTGAATGCCTGTACCCCAGGGTGGGTGAGAACGGACATGGCGGGACCCAATGCTCCCAAAAGCCCAGAAGAAGGAGCAGAGACCCCCGTGTACTTGGCCCTTTTGCCTCCAGATGCCGAGGGCCCTCATGGACAGTTTATCAAGGACAAAAAAGTTGAACAGCTATGA
- the LOC100348276 gene encoding carbonyl reductase [NADPH] 1 isoform X2, with amino-acid sequence MSSCSRVALVTGANKGVGFAIARDLCRLFSGDVVLTARDERRGRAAVQQLQAEGLSPRFHQLDITDLQSIRALRDFLRREYGGLDVLVNNAGIYMDLQDSTPFHIKAEVTMKTNFDGTRDVCTELLPLMRPGGRVVNVSSLEGHRALKSCSPELQHKFRSETITEEELVGLMKKFVGDAKKGVHQKEGWPDTTYGVTKIGVTVLSRIQARHLSEQRGGDKILLNACTPGWVRTDMAGPNAPKSPEEGAETPVYLALLPPDAEGPHGQFIKDKKVEQL; translated from the exons ATGTCGTCCTGCAGCCGCGTGGCGCTGGTGACCGGCGCCAACAAGGGCGTCGGCTTCGCCATCGCGCGAGACCTGTGCCGGCTCTTCTCGGGAGACGTGGTGCTCACAGCGCGGGACGAGAGGCGGGGCCGGGCCGCCgtgcagcagctgcaggccgAGGGCCTGAGCCCGCGCTTCCACCAGCTGGACATCACGGACCTGCAGAGCATCCGCGCCCTGCGCGACTTCCTGCGCCGGGAGTACGGGGGCCTGGACGTGCTGGTCAACAACGCGGGCATCTACATGGATT TACAGGATTCCACCCCCTTTCATATTAAAGCGGAGGTGACTATGAAGACAAACTTTGATGGCACCCGAGATGTCTGCACagagctgctgcctctcatgaGGCCCGGAG GCAGAGTGGTGAATGTGTCCAGCTTGGAGGGTCACCGAGCCCTTAAATCCTGTAGCCCGGAGCTGCAGCACAAGTTTCGCAGTGAGACCATCACggaggaggagctggtggggcTCATGAAGAAGTTTGTGGGAGACGCGAAGAAGGGGGTGCACCAGAAGGAAGGCTGGCCTGACACTACCTACGGAGTGACCAAGATCGGAGTCACTGTGCTGTCCAGAATCCAGGCCAGGCACCTGagtgagcagaggggaggggacaagATCCTCCTGAATGCCTGTACCCCAGGGTGGGTGAGAACGGACATGGCGGGACCCAATGCTCCCAAAAGCCCAGAAGAAGGAGCAGAGACCCCCGTGTACTTGGCCCTTTTGCCTCCAGATGCCGAGGGCCCTCATGGACAGTTTATCAAGGACAAAAAAGTTGAACAGCTATGA
- the LOC138842983 gene encoding carbonyl reductase [NADPH] 1-like has translation MSSCSRVALVTGANKGIGYTIVRDLCRLFSGDVVLTARDEARGRAAVQQLQAEGLSPRFHQLDITDLQSIRALRDFLRKEYGGLNVLVNNAGIAFQAADTTPFHIQAEVTMNTNFDGTRHVCTELLPLMRPGGRVVNMSSLMCLRALKSCSTELQQKFRSETITEEELVGLMKKFVGDAKKGVHQKEGWPDTTYGVTKIGVTVLSRIQARHLSEQRGGDKILLNACCPGWVRTDMGGPNATKSPEEGAETPVYLALLPPDAEGPHGQFVMEKRVGQW, from the exons ATGTCATCCTGCAGCCGTGTGGCGCTGGTGACCGGTGCCAACAAAGGCATCGGCTACACCATTGTGCGCGACCTgtgccggctcttctcgggggatGTGGTGCTCACGGCGCGGGACGAGGCGCGGGGCCGGGCGGCCgtgcagcagctgcaggccgAGGGCCTGAGCCCGCGCTTCCACCAGCTGGACATCACGGACCTGCAGAGCATCCGCGCCCTGCGCGACTTCCTGCGCAAGGAGTACGGGGGCCTCAACGTGCTGGTCAACAACGCGGGCATCGCCTTCCAGG CTGCGGATACCACGCCCTTTCATATTCAAGCGGAAGTGACTATGAACACAAACTTTGATGGTACCCGACATGTCTGCACagagctgctgcctctcatgaGGCCCGGAG GCAGAGTGGTGAACATGTCTAGCCTGATGTGTCTCAGAGCCCTTAAATCCTGCAGCACGGAATTGCAGCAGAAGTTTCGCAGTGAGACCATCACggaggaggagctggtggggcTCATGAAGAAGTTTGTGGGAGACGCGAAGAAGGGGGTGCACCAGAAGGAAGGCTGGCCTGACACTACCTACGGAGTGACCAAGATCGGAGTCACTGTGCTGTCCAGAATCCAGGCCAGGCACCTGagtgagcagaggggaggggacaagATCCTCCTGAATgcctgctgcccagggtgggTGAGAACCGACATGGGGGGACCCAACGCCACCAAGAGCCCAGAAGAAGGAGCAGAGACCCCCGTGTACTTGGCCCTTTTGCCTCCAGATGCCGAGGGCCCTCATGGACAGTTTGTCATGGAAAAAAGGGTTGGACAGTGGTGA